The Candidatus Parvarchaeota archaeon genome window below encodes:
- a CDS encoding tetratricopeptide repeat protein: MDRKQFDEKYGGLKVEYQWFVDNPALQLAMGNMYFKAGKWEEAASIYSGLLEELRFDANAHWNLMLCLTKNRLGNFQDFVKLYLYYEGSNSIDDIIKLEDGKLSKLEQMKLLTRMLNKMPAEKLKKMNEIYNNR, translated from the coding sequence ATGGACAGAAAGCAGTTTGACGAAAAGTATGGTGGGTTAAAGGTTGAATACCAGTGGTTTGTTGACAACCCTGCGCTGCAACTGGCAATGGGCAATATGTACTTCAAGGCCGGGAAATGGGAGGAGGCTGCCTCAATCTATTCAGGCCTGCTTGAAGAGTTGAGGTTTGACGCAAACGCCCATTGGAACCTGATGCTTTGCCTGACAAAAAACAGGCTTGGAAATTTCCAGGACTTTGTCAAGCTCTATTTGTATTATGAAGGGTCCAATAGCATTGATGATATTATCAAGCTTGAAGATGGGAAACTGTCAAAGCTGGAGCAGATGAAGCTTCTTACAAGAATGCTCAACAAGATGCCAGCAGAAAAGCTCAAGAAGATGAACGAAATTTACAACAACCGCTGA
- a CDS encoding TIGR00296 family protein has translation MVGGKAGSITPACGQALVRLARKAATHYIQEGRKIEPEDTVGVFGEARGVFVTIQTYPRRELRGCIGYPLPTSPLAQATIENAINACSEDPRFNPVRLEELQRLVFEVSILSVPKKIEYGSKAQLPRLVKVGRDGLIVRHGQSSGLLLPQVPVEYCWDETEFISYTCEKAGLPFDFWLDYDVEVFSFQAQVFGESKPLGNVVQHRLEAKKKAEVK, from the coding sequence ATGGTGGGGGGAAAGGCCGGCAGCATCACGCCTGCCTGCGGGCAGGCCCTAGTCAGGCTTGCAAGAAAAGCGGCAACACACTACATACAGGAAGGCAGGAAAATAGAGCCCGAGGACACAGTTGGCGTGTTTGGGGAAGCGCGCGGGGTTTTTGTCACAATCCAGACATATCCACGCCGCGAGCTTAGAGGATGCATCGGCTATCCGCTTCCGACAAGCCCGCTTGCGCAGGCAACAATTGAAAACGCGATAAACGCCTGCAGCGAGGACCCGCGGTTCAATCCTGTGAGACTTGAGGAGCTGCAAAGGCTTGTGTTTGAGGTAAGCATCCTAAGCGTGCCAAAAAAGATTGAATATGGGAGCAAGGCGCAGCTGCCAAGGCTTGTGAAGGTGGGCCGCGACGGGCTTATTGTAAGGCATGGGCAAAGCAGCGGCTTGTTGTTGCCGCAAGTGCCGGTTGAATATTGCTGGGACGAGACAGAATTCATTTCCTACACTTGCGAAAAGGCCGGGCTGCCCTTTGACTTCTGGCTTGACTATGATGTTGAGGTGTTCTCGTTCCAGGCGCAGGTTTTTGGCGAGAGCAAGCCTCTTGGGAATGTCGTGCAGCACAGGCTTGAGGCAAAGAAGAAAGCTGAAGTAAAATGA
- a CDS encoding HD domain-containing protein — protein MASIKDCIHGMIRISDFEQQVIDTQDFQRLRGIKQMACAYLVYPGAMHTRFEHSLGAMHLAGSFAASLGLSKDETEKLRLSALLHDIGHIAFSHEGEAVFEAYLGDHEKIGLEKIRRGQVADIVSSRYSRREIEALFLGKSHGQVIDSDVGCDRMDYLLRDSYHTGVAYGIIDSQRIISQVKFSSRKLCVMEGGLEATESLLIARFQMFSTVYCHKTARIAAAMLQKAIRIAVETGEFEPRLALEMGDWELLQALGASGGRGLVERLWSRRLYKQAYAIGASGKNSAVQGEAKSGELEEKLARACGCDVIVDYPAYFHKAATIRIETEGGLEHIERVSAIVSSLEKAAGSRQNIIVCCREEDKKKVNVAARKLLG, from the coding sequence ATGGCAAGCATAAAGGATTGCATACATGGCATGATTCGCATAAGCGACTTTGAGCAGCAGGTAATTGACACGCAAGATTTCCAGCGCCTGCGCGGAATAAAGCAGATGGCCTGCGCGTATCTTGTTTACCCCGGCGCAATGCACACCAGGTTTGAGCACTCCCTTGGCGCAATGCATTTGGCAGGAAGCTTTGCCGCATCCCTCGGGCTTTCAAAAGACGAGACTGAAAAGCTGCGGCTTTCCGCGTTGCTGCATGACATAGGGCACATTGCATTTTCACATGAAGGCGAGGCTGTTTTTGAGGCTTACCTTGGCGACCATGAGAAAATAGGGCTTGAAAAAATAAGGCGCGGGCAGGTAGCAGACATTGTAAGCTCGAGGTATTCAAGAAGGGAGATAGAGGCGCTTTTTCTTGGAAAAAGCCATGGGCAGGTCATAGACTCGGATGTTGGGTGCGACAGGATGGACTACCTTTTGAGGGACTCCTACCACACCGGGGTTGCATATGGGATAATAGATTCTCAAAGGATAATATCGCAGGTGAAGTTTTCAAGCAGGAAGCTTTGCGTAATGGAGGGGGGGCTTGAGGCGACTGAAAGCCTGCTGATTGCAAGGTTCCAGATGTTCTCAACTGTCTACTGCCACAAAACTGCCCGGATTGCCGCGGCCATGCTGCAAAAGGCAATAAGGATTGCAGTTGAAACAGGCGAATTTGAGCCCAGGCTTGCACTTGAAATGGGCGACTGGGAGCTTTTGCAGGCCCTGGGCGCAAGTGGGGGCAGGGGGCTTGTTGAAAGGCTTTGGAGCCGAAGGCTTTACAAGCAGGCCTATGCAATTGGCGCCAGCGGGAAAAACAGCGCAGTGCAAGGAGAGGCAAAGTCGGGTGAACTTGAGGAAAAGCTGGCACGTGCTTGCGGCTGCGATGTAATTGTCGACTATCCTGCGTATTTCCACAAAGCCGCAACAATAAGAATTGAGACTGAGGGCGGGCTTGAGCATATTGAAAGGGTTTCGGCAATAGTAAGTTCGCT